From a region of the Candidatus Polarisedimenticolia bacterium genome:
- a CDS encoding DUF1579 family protein, whose product MEMPKPGPEHRKLEQMAGGWTSKEKMHPSQWDPKGGTAEGRIKNRIALGGFIVTGDYGQEREGKTTFEGHSVFTYDKSERCYLLYWWDSTGMPADVFRGSFEGSKLVMTSRNAMGHFRLTYEFPGPGTMRSTMEMSEDGESWRTMFEADSTRQD is encoded by the coding sequence ATGGAAATGCCGAAGCCGGGCCCGGAGCATCGCAAGTTGGAGCAGATGGCGGGGGGTTGGACAAGCAAGGAGAAAATGCATCCCTCCCAATGGGATCCGAAAGGAGGAACGGCGGAGGGCCGCATCAAGAACCGCATCGCGCTCGGCGGCTTCATCGTGACCGGCGATTACGGCCAGGAACGCGAAGGGAAGACGACGTTCGAAGGCCACTCCGTTTTCACCTACGACAAGAGCGAGAGATGCTACCTCCTCTACTGGTGGGACAGCACGGGCATGCCCGCCGACGTCTTCCGGGGCAGCTTCGAGGGGTCGAAGCTGGTCATGACCAGCCGCAACGCGATGGGCCATTTCCGTTTGACCTACGAGTTCCCGGGGCCCGGAACGATGCGAAGCACGATGGAGATGTCGGAGGACGGAGAGAGCTGGAGAACGATGTTCGAAGCGGACTCGACGCGCCAGGATTGA
- a CDS encoding OsmC family protein, with translation MGKQAEHRYSVTVDWEGNLGTGTSGYRAYSRSHGISAPGKPVLPGSSDPAFRGDASRYNPEELLVAALSACHMLWFLHLCADAGIVVTSYQDRPEGRMIETEDGGGHFKEVVLHPSAVLKEPVAPEVLESLHERAHHLCFIANSVNFPVRCASEASS, from the coding sequence ATGGGGAAGCAGGCCGAGCACCGGTATTCCGTGACCGTGGACTGGGAGGGAAACCTCGGGACCGGGACGAGCGGCTATCGGGCTTATTCCCGATCCCACGGCATTTCCGCGCCCGGCAAGCCCGTGCTGCCCGGATCCTCCGATCCCGCCTTTCGCGGCGACGCGTCCCGCTACAACCCGGAAGAGCTGCTCGTGGCGGCTCTCTCCGCCTGTCACATGCTCTGGTTTCTTCACCTCTGCGCCGACGCAGGAATCGTCGTGACGTCGTATCAGGATCGACCCGAGGGAAGGATGATCGAAACGGAGGACGGAGGCGGCCATTTCAAGGAGGTCGTGCTGCACCCGAGCGCGGTCCTGAAGGAGCCCGTCGCTCCCGAGGTCCTCGAGAGCCTGCACGAACGGGCGCATCATCTGTGCTTCATCGCCAATTCGGTGAATTTCCCCGTGCGCTGCGCTTCCGAGGCTTCTTCCTGA
- a CDS encoding heme-binding protein, whose translation MSEITLKQARAAVDAALRKSQELGVKMDIAVVDAGANLKAFARMDGAWLGSIDIAIKKARTARFFDMNTGEIGKYSQPGGSLYGIEHSNAGLISFPGGVPVKTSSGEILGAIGVSGSTVENDQVVAEAGAAGAIAAS comes from the coding sequence ATGAGCGAGATTACGTTGAAGCAGGCGCGGGCGGCGGTGGACGCGGCGTTGAGAAAGTCCCAGGAGCTGGGCGTGAAGATGGACATCGCGGTGGTCGACGCGGGCGCGAACCTGAAGGCGTTCGCCCGGATGGACGGGGCCTGGCTGGGATCGATCGACATCGCCATCAAGAAGGCCAGGACGGCCCGGTTCTTCGACATGAACACGGGAGAGATCGGGAAGTACTCGCAGCCCGGAGGCTCCCTGTATGGCATCGAGCATTCGAATGCGGGATTGATTTCATTTCCCGGCGGGGTTCCGGTCAAGACCTCCTCGGGGGAGATCCTCGGCGCGATCGGGGTCTCCGGCAGCACCGTGGAGAACGACCAGGTTGTCGCGGAGGCCGGAGCCGCGGGGGCGATCGCGGCTTCTTGA
- a CDS encoding redoxin domain-containing protein — MFGRSLRIETALCVALLALGALPAAAEGSRLPRKPAEKATAEEAARKLRTMYFAQDFEGGRTEEKRLAARFPGSTEVLAWSLMHQSRLWLGGDAVPRAEKLITEHPGDPWGWFALTGALQRNADRSREALRTSQKALSLAKTHPDFLWLRASVLASEGPLSTALAFLDSVQSKVPNPAELLVVRAVAYRRAASQGEKTDPILERQALEAFSEARRIDPTNVNAHARAGESLLFANRAEEAYPLLRKAVRLSPLSAPLYALKWRAIRGRSDRKPEQKRAEIESDIRFLLKERGDNPEVVQGIANEYGELGLKEQQRKMEDRVLRLEPDGLQAEWVLVNRWRRQEERTEAGGKKNPKEVAVYRRMLRDFIRRPSHRADALLGEAYGNLFLSLSDDATASADEILALMNGMVKHEKTNQQIFRVRGPVVLADRKAHLNEAERIVLDGIQENRREARNREHTWHYDSRKSQKQWAKMMEGQLLDALGWVRFNQGRREEAEQDLQRSLKLSPGRMETLFHLGRLFESAGDLPKAEGFYVRGMAVQTPGPNPSEKAIKDLYVRRYGSAEGFESYLEKFRIEDRAKRKERILADRVAKPEIIPPFSLRALAGTKVGSMDLRGKIAVINFWGLWCGWCLGEMPEIQLLHEKYRNDPGVAVLTLDNDPNPDLVREWMKKNKFDFKVLLDDGYVRRVGVRGFPTTWFVDQSGRLVFEHTGWSQKLVEEFGWRIEALRSPESPPHGKPSG; from the coding sequence ATGTTTGGAAGAAGCCTGCGAATCGAAACGGCGTTGTGCGTGGCGCTTCTCGCCCTCGGCGCCCTCCCGGCGGCGGCGGAAGGATCGCGCCTTCCCCGCAAACCGGCGGAGAAGGCGACGGCCGAGGAGGCGGCGAGGAAGCTGAGGACGATGTACTTCGCCCAGGATTTCGAAGGGGGGCGGACGGAGGAAAAGAGGCTGGCGGCCAGGTTTCCGGGATCGACGGAGGTGCTGGCCTGGAGCTTGATGCACCAATCGCGACTTTGGCTGGGCGGCGATGCGGTGCCCCGGGCGGAGAAGCTGATTACCGAACATCCCGGCGACCCGTGGGGCTGGTTCGCCCTGACCGGCGCGCTTCAGCGCAACGCCGATCGCAGCCGCGAGGCTCTCCGGACGAGTCAGAAGGCGCTCTCTCTCGCGAAGACGCACCCCGACTTCCTATGGCTGCGAGCCTCGGTTCTTGCCTCGGAAGGCCCGTTGTCGACGGCCCTCGCATTCCTCGATAGTGTGCAAAGCAAGGTTCCCAATCCGGCCGAGCTTCTGGTCGTGCGGGCCGTCGCCTATCGACGCGCGGCCTCGCAAGGCGAAAAGACCGATCCGATCCTGGAAAGGCAGGCGCTGGAGGCCTTCAGCGAGGCGCGCCGGATCGATCCCACCAACGTGAACGCGCACGCGCGGGCGGGCGAGTCCCTGCTCTTCGCGAACCGCGCCGAAGAGGCCTATCCTCTTCTCAGGAAAGCGGTCCGCCTCAGCCCTCTGTCCGCCCCGCTTTACGCTCTCAAGTGGCGAGCCATCCGGGGAAGGTCCGACCGGAAGCCCGAACAGAAACGAGCCGAGATCGAATCGGACATTCGCTTCCTGCTCAAAGAGCGTGGAGACAATCCGGAGGTGGTGCAAGGTATCGCGAACGAATACGGGGAGCTTGGCCTGAAGGAGCAGCAACGTAAAATGGAAGATCGCGTTCTGCGACTCGAACCGGACGGCCTCCAGGCCGAATGGGTTCTCGTGAACCGCTGGCGCCGGCAAGAAGAGCGCACCGAAGCGGGAGGCAAGAAGAACCCGAAGGAGGTGGCTGTCTATCGCCGGATGCTCCGCGACTTCATCCGGCGTCCGAGCCATCGCGCCGACGCGCTGCTCGGAGAGGCCTATGGGAATCTCTTCCTTTCCCTGAGCGACGATGCGACGGCGAGCGCCGATGAAATCCTCGCGTTGATGAACGGGATGGTGAAGCACGAGAAGACGAACCAGCAAATTTTCCGGGTGCGGGGGCCCGTCGTCCTGGCGGACCGGAAGGCCCACCTGAACGAGGCGGAGCGCATCGTGCTCGATGGAATTCAGGAAAACCGCCGGGAGGCCCGCAACCGGGAGCATACCTGGCATTACGACAGCCGTAAGAGCCAGAAGCAGTGGGCGAAGATGATGGAGGGCCAGCTCCTGGACGCCCTGGGCTGGGTGCGCTTCAACCAAGGGCGGCGGGAAGAAGCGGAGCAGGACCTCCAGCGATCTTTGAAACTCTCTCCCGGACGGATGGAGACCCTCTTTCATCTGGGCCGGCTTTTCGAGTCGGCCGGAGATCTTCCGAAGGCCGAGGGCTTCTATGTCCGGGGAATGGCCGTCCAGACCCCCGGGCCGAATCCCTCCGAGAAGGCGATCAAGGACCTGTACGTCCGGCGGTACGGCAGCGCGGAAGGGTTCGAATCCTATCTGGAAAAGTTCAGGATCGAGGATCGCGCGAAACGGAAGGAGAGGATCCTCGCGGACCGCGTCGCCAAGCCGGAAATCATTCCCCCTTTCAGCTTGAGAGCCCTGGCCGGAACGAAGGTTGGTTCGATGGACCTGCGAGGCAAGATCGCCGTCATCAACTTCTGGGGCCTGTGGTGCGGCTGGTGCCTCGGGGAGATGCCGGAGATCCAGCTGCTTCATGAGAAATACCGGAACGATCCAGGCGTCGCCGTCCTCACGCTGGACAACGATCCCAATCCTGATTTGGTCCGGGAATGGATGAAGAAGAACAAGTTCGATTTCAAGGTGCTTCTCGACGACGGCTACGTCCGGCGCGTCGGAGTCCGCGGTTTTCCCACGACCTGGTTCGTGGACCAGTCGGGCCGGCTCGTCTTCGAGCACACGGGATGGAGCCAAAAGCTCGTGGAGGAATTCGGATGGCGGATCGAGGCCCTGAGATCCCCCGAGTCCCCCCCACACGGCAAGCCATCCGGGTAA
- a CDS encoding CRTAC1 family protein — protein MKRGILGVTAPAAAIFAFGLACRGNPSATSASGSAAPESPAPRSASHFHFEDVARQAGMTRVLLAGRPGKDHLLDSSGGGAAWLDFDRDGWLDAYLVNGWRLAGDKVLEKGRNALYRNRGDGTFEDVTDRARVTGERLWGSGVAVADYDNDGWPDILVTNFGPNLLYRNRGDGTFENVAGRAGIEAPGWNTGAAFFDADGDGDLDLYVAAYVDCTLEEVLAARPTLDWKGVEKVALGPFGLPGAPDHFFLSDGRGSFREATREAGLEDRALGYGFGVRAADFDGDGDADLYVANDSDPNYLYRNEGNGRFQEVGTWSGAALGANGAAQAGMGVTAGDANGDGFLDLFVTNFAEDYSTLYRGDGKGFFEDASEASGVARPTFQPLSWGTVFADLDCDGDEDLVVANGHIYPQVDKHPEFGARYGQTNLLLENQGGGHFEDATARAGAGFRAALSSRGLAAGDYDNDGDLDLLISNLDAPPTLLRNDSPKGSWITLVLEAPRGETVIGAQISAKAGGRTLIRDLASGESFLSAHDPRVHIGLGNANQVDRLEVRWPDGGRTILAKVEARRFLALRKGR, from the coding sequence ATGAAGCGTGGCATCCTGGGCGTCACCGCGCCGGCCGCGGCGATTTTCGCCTTCGGCCTGGCCTGTCGCGGGAATCCGTCCGCGACGTCCGCTTCCGGCTCGGCGGCGCCGGAGTCACCCGCGCCGCGGTCCGCCTCTCATTTTCACTTCGAAGACGTGGCCCGGCAGGCGGGCATGACCCGCGTCCTGCTGGCGGGCCGGCCCGGGAAGGATCATCTTCTCGATTCCTCCGGCGGCGGGGCGGCGTGGCTCGATTTCGATCGCGACGGCTGGTTGGACGCCTACCTGGTCAACGGCTGGAGGCTCGCAGGCGACAAGGTCCTGGAGAAGGGGCGCAACGCGCTTTACCGGAACCGGGGCGACGGCACGTTCGAGGACGTGACCGATCGCGCGCGGGTGACCGGGGAGAGGCTCTGGGGAAGCGGCGTGGCCGTGGCCGATTACGACAACGACGGCTGGCCGGATATCCTGGTCACCAACTTCGGCCCCAACCTTTTGTATCGGAACCGGGGCGACGGGACCTTCGAGAACGTAGCCGGCCGGGCGGGAATCGAGGCGCCGGGGTGGAACACGGGCGCCGCTTTCTTCGATGCAGACGGCGACGGAGATCTGGACCTTTATGTCGCGGCCTACGTCGATTGCACCTTGGAGGAGGTTCTCGCGGCAAGGCCGACGCTGGACTGGAAAGGGGTCGAGAAGGTGGCGCTCGGCCCCTTCGGCCTGCCCGGAGCGCCCGATCATTTCTTCCTCTCCGACGGAAGAGGAAGCTTCCGCGAAGCGACCCGTGAAGCGGGGTTGGAGGATCGCGCGCTGGGCTACGGCTTCGGCGTGCGGGCGGCCGATTTCGACGGCGATGGCGACGCCGATCTCTACGTCGCGAACGACTCGGATCCGAACTATCTCTACCGCAACGAGGGAAACGGGAGGTTCCAGGAAGTGGGAACCTGGTCCGGCGCCGCGCTCGGCGCCAACGGGGCCGCCCAGGCCGGCATGGGCGTGACGGCCGGGGACGCGAACGGCGACGGCTTCCTCGACCTCTTCGTGACGAACTTCGCCGAGGACTACAGCACTCTCTATCGCGGAGACGGCAAGGGGTTCTTCGAGGACGCCAGCGAAGCGTCGGGGGTCGCTCGGCCGACGTTCCAGCCCCTGTCCTGGGGGACCGTCTTCGCGGATCTCGATTGCGACGGCGACGAGGATCTCGTCGTCGCGAATGGGCACATCTATCCGCAGGTGGACAAGCATCCGGAATTCGGCGCCCGTTACGGCCAGACCAACCTGCTTCTCGAAAACCAGGGTGGAGGGCACTTCGAGGACGCCACGGCGCGCGCCGGAGCCGGCTTCCGGGCGGCCCTTTCGAGTCGCGGACTCGCGGCGGGCGATTACGACAACGACGGCGATCTCGATCTTCTGATCAGCAATCTCGACGCGCCGCCGACGCTGCTGCGCAACGACTCTCCGAAAGGCTCGTGGATCACACTTGTGCTGGAGGCACCCCGCGGAGAGACCGTCATCGGGGCGCAGATCTCGGCGAAGGCGGGAGGCCGAACCTTGATTCGGGATCTCGCCAGCGGGGAGTCCTTCCTTTCGGCGCACGACCCGCGAGTTCACATCGGTTTGGGCAACGCGAACCAGGTGGATCGCTTGGAGGTGCGGTGGCCGGATGGCGGGCGGACAATCCTCGCCAAGGTGGAAGCCCGCCGTTTCCTTGCCCTAAGAAAGGGAAGATAG
- a CDS encoding glutathione S-transferase family protein, which produces MRLYDSQPSGNCYKVRLLFAQLGIAYERVEMSVTDRSNRREVIGEANPSLRVPTLVLDDGRPLAESNAILWYFADGTQYVPTEPYERAQVLQWQFFEQYDHEPNIAVARFWLTKGVRYDPAQLEAKQAAGHRVLDAMERHLARRSFLVGERYTIADISLYAYTHVAGEGGFDLGRYPALRAWLARVAAQPRHVAIDA; this is translated from the coding sequence ATGCGCCTCTATGACTCACAGCCTTCCGGCAACTGTTACAAAGTGCGTCTCCTTTTCGCCCAGCTCGGGATCGCGTACGAGCGGGTCGAGATGAGCGTCACCGATCGATCCAACCGCCGGGAAGTGATCGGAGAGGCGAATCCCTCCCTCCGAGTCCCCACGCTCGTGCTCGACGACGGACGGCCGCTCGCCGAGTCCAACGCGATTCTCTGGTATTTCGCCGACGGCACGCAGTACGTCCCGACCGAGCCCTACGAGCGCGCGCAGGTCCTTCAGTGGCAGTTCTTCGAGCAGTACGATCACGAGCCCAACATTGCGGTGGCCCGGTTCTGGCTCACGAAGGGCGTCCGGTACGATCCCGCGCAGCTCGAGGCCAAGCAAGCCGCAGGGCATCGCGTGCTCGACGCGATGGAGCGGCACTTGGCCCGCCGCTCCTTCCTCGTCGGCGAGCGCTACACGATCGCCGACATCTCCCTCTACGCCTACACGCACGTCGCCGGGGAGGGAGGCTTCGACCTTGGCCGCTACCCCGCCCTGCGCGCGTGGCTGGCGCGCGTCGCCGCGCAGCCGCGCCACGTCGCGATCGACGCGTAG
- a CDS encoding response regulator has translation MSPARVMIVDDEPDLIRALGLRLKAAGYEVLAAADGIRAMQMAIRDQPAVILLDIGMPGGDGHTIVRRLKASIRTMTIPIIFLTARKSPEDLSKAKEAGVAAYLLKPFKPEELLAAIEKALSEARPAV, from the coding sequence ATGAGTCCAGCACGAGTCATGATCGTGGACGACGAGCCCGATCTCATTCGGGCGCTGGGATTGCGCTTGAAGGCCGCCGGCTATGAAGTCCTGGCGGCGGCGGACGGAATTCGCGCGATGCAGATGGCCATTCGGGATCAGCCCGCCGTGATCCTCCTGGACATCGGCATGCCGGGAGGAGACGGGCACACGATCGTTCGGCGATTGAAGGCGAGCATCCGGACCATGACCATTCCGATCATCTTCCTGACCGCGCGGAAATCGCCGGAAGACCTGAGCAAGGCGAAGGAGGCGGGAGTGGCCGCCTACCTGCTGAAACCCTTCAAGCCGGAAGAGCTGCTCGCCGCCATCGAGAAGGCATTGAGCGAGGCCCGTCCCGCGGTTTGA